One Benincasa hispida cultivar B227 chromosome 5, ASM972705v1, whole genome shotgun sequence genomic window carries:
- the LOC120078265 gene encoding membrane steroid-binding protein 2-like, with protein sequence MALQVWETLKEAIVAYTGLSPATFFTVLALGIAIYYLISSFFAPSDYGTHTRDLGEQLQPLPPPVQVGEISEDDLKQYDGSDPKKPLLMAIKGQIYDVSQSRMFYGPGGPYALFAGKDASRALAKMSFEEKDLTGDISGLGPFELEALQDWEYKFMSKYVKVGTVQKSVADGDAAAGEPAESSIAEVSKPAEESHSESRDDKVEETPAAANVD encoded by the exons ATGGCTCTGCAAGTCTGGGAGACGCTGAAGGAGGCGATCGTGGCCTACACAGGCCTCTCTCCCGCCACCTTCTTCACAGTCTTGGCTCTCGGTATTGCCATTTACTATCTCATTTCAAGTTTCTTCGCTCCCTCCGACTACGGAACCCACACTAGGGACTTGGGTGAGCAACTACAGCCTCTCCCTCCGCCTGTCCAAGTCGGTGAAATTTCTGAGGATGACTTGAAGCAATACGATGGCTCCGATCCCAAGAAGCCTCTTCTCATGGCTATCAAGGGCCAGATCTACGATGTTTCTCAGAGCAG AATGTTCTATGGACCTGGGGGGCCCTATGCGCTTTTTGCTGGAAAGGATGCCAGCAGAGCTCTTGCAAAAATGTCTTTTGAAGAAAAAGATCTGACTGGCGATATCTCCGGTCTCGGTCCATTCGAACTCGAGGCCTTGCAGGATTGGGAATATAAATTCATGAGTAAATATGTTAAAGTTGGGACAGTTCAGAAGTCAGTTGCTGATGGTGATGCTGCAGCTGGTGAGCCTGCAGAATCAAGCATTGCTGAAGTTAGTAAGCCTGCCGAAGAAAGTCACTCGGAATCTCGAGATGATAAAGTTGAGGAAACCCCTGCTGCTGCAAATGTCGATTAA